CGTCGAGAGTCATCTTTTTATTCGTGATCAGTTGTCATGAATGATATGCCTTGAGGTCGCTTTACTCAAAGATGAAGCGTTTCTACGATTCGCTCCATCGCAATCAAGTGAAGAAAGAAAGTCTCATGTACGCAATCACCGGAATCACGGGCCAGGTCGGCGGCGCTGTCGCGCGCGCCTTGCTGGCCCAGGGCAAACCCGTTCGCGCGGTCGTTCGTGACGAAGCGAAGGGCCGTGCCTGGGCCGAGCTCGGCTGCGAGGTCGCCATCGCCGCAATGGATGATGCCGCGGCGCTGTCGCGCGCCTTCGCGGGCACGGCCGGCGTCTTCGTGCTGCCGCCGCCGAACTTCGATCCCGAGCCAGGGTTTCCCGAGGCCAGGGCCGAGAACGCTGCGGTGCGCCAGGCGCTCGACACCGCCCGGCCGCCGCGCGTGGTGTGCCTGTCGACCGTCGGCGCACAGGCCGAGCAGCCCAACCTGCTGAGCCAGCGCACGCTGATGGAAGAAGCGCTGCGCACGCTGCCGTTCTCGGTCACCTTCCTGCGGCCCGCATGGTTCCTGGAAAACCTGCGCTGGGACATTGCTCAGGCCCGCGAGCAGGGTGTGCTGTCGAGCTACCTGCAGCCGCTGGAGCGGGCCGTGCCGATGGTGGCCACGGCCGATGTGGGCAGCGTTGCCGCCGAACTGCTGCTGCAGGACGGCGACGTGCCGCGCATCGTCGAACTCGAAGGCCCCGAGCGGCTGACGCAGCACGCGATTGCCGCGGCGCTCTCGCAGGTGCTGGGCCGCCCGGTGCACGCGGAGGCGGTGCCGCGCGAGACCTGGGGCGCCATCTTTCGCGCGCAGGGCATGCGCGACCCGGTGCCGCGCATCCAGATGCTCGACGGGTTCAACGAGGGATGGATCCGATTCGAGGGAAGCGATGCGAGCGTGCGCAAGGGCAAGGTGGGCGTCGCGGAGGTGATCCGCTCGCTGGTCGGCTGATTGGCTAGGCGCCCTCGGCCTGCATTTCCTCGAACCACTCGGCCACGTACGCCGCCTCCGGTGCGGCGTCGGGTGCCAGGCCATAGTAGTAGCGCTCCAGCGTCATGCGCAGCGCGGGCAGCGGCGATTGCAGGCGGCCCGAGGCCAGGTCGTGCGACACCAGCGAGGTCGGCGCCAGCGCAACGCCCAGTCCATCGACCGCGGCCTGCAGCACGAAGTGCAGGTGGTCGAACTGCAGCCGGCCAGCCGGCCGGGTGCGCGGCGCGCCGACCTGCTTCTTCCATGCGTCCCAGTCGTCCTTGCGCGTCTTGGCCGACAGCAGCACGTGCGAGGCGAGTGCGCGCAGATCGGGCAACGGATGCGCCTCGAACAACGCTGGCGCGCCGACCACCAGTACCTCATCTTCGAGAAAGGGCTGCACTTCGATTGAAGGGGGCCAGCCGTCGAGCCCGCGGCGCACCGCGATGTCGAAACTGTCGATGGCCTGCTCGGGCATGACGGTGCTGGTGACGACCTGCGGCTCGATGTCGGGGTAGCGCTCGACAAAAGACGGCAGGCGCGGAATGAGCCAGCGCACCGCGAAAGAAGGGCGCACGTTGATCCGCACCGCGCGGGCCGGCCCCTGCAACTGCAGAGAACGCGCCGCCGCGCCGATCTGCGCAAGCGCCGGCTCGACCTCCGCGAAAAACTGCTGTCCCTCGGCGGTCAGCGCGACCTGGCGGATACGTCGCTCGAACAGCGCGACGCCAAGGAACTCTTCCAGGCTCTTGATCTGCCGGCTCACCGCGCTGTGCGTGACATGCAGTTCGAGCGCCGCGCGCGTGAAGCTGAGGTGGCGTGCAGCGGCGGCAAAGGCGCGCACGGCATTGAGGGGAGGCTCTCTAGGCGGCATGCGTGCGATTTTCTCACGCATGGCGGGCGTTAATGTCGTTTGTCGGCGCGGCATGCGGCGGCGCACCATCAGGGCTCGATGTCACGCACCCAACCCGCTCTCAACCCCAACCCCACCGACCTGAATTCCCGCCATGCGGCGATGGCGCTCGGTCTTTCGCTGCCGGCCGACGTCGTGCTCTACCTGCTGCTGCCGATGTACGCCAGCCAGTTCGGCGTGACGCTGGCCGAGGCTGGCATGCTGCTCGCGGCCAACCGGCTGGTGCGCATCGCTGGCTACGGATTCGTTGCGCGCTTCTATGCCCGCAACGGCGACCGGCTGACCTGCACCATCGCCGTCCTGGCAGCGGCAGTGTGCGGGCTGGGCTATGCCACGCTCTCGGGCTTCTGGGCGCTGCTGCCGCTGCGGCTGATGTGGGGCCTGTGCTTTGCGGCGCTGAATTTGTCGACCCAGGCGCTGGCCACGGCCGACCCGTTGGGCGCGGCTCGGCGCAACGGGCGTTCGCGGGCGTTCATCGCGGTGGGGCCTGTGCTGGCGCTGCCGCTGGGGGCGCTGCTGGCGCACTGGACCGGGCCGCGCACGATCTTCGGCATCCTTGCGGTGTTCTCGCTGCTTGCGTGGTTCGTTACGCGGCGGCTGCCGGCGGCGCCGCACCCCGTGGTCAAGCCGAAGCGGCGCTTTCAGCGGCCCAACAGCCTGGACAGCTGGTCGTTCATGGAAGGGTTGACGCTCGACGGGCTCTTCATCATCGGCCTCTCGTACCTCGGCAAGGACCTGCTGCCGGGCGGCGCGGTGATCGTGGCCGGCGTGTTGATGGCGCTGCGCTACTTGGCGGAGATACTCCTGAGCCCGGTCGGCGGCCACATGGCCGAGCGCTTCGGCGCCGAGCGTTTGCTGGTGAGCCTGTCGCTCGTCACGGCCATCGCGCTTGTCGGCTTCGGGCTTGGCTGGCTATGGAGCTGCGCGGCGCTGATCGTGGTGCTGCGTGCCCTGCAATTGCCCCTGCTGCCGCCCATCGTGGCCCGGCGCACGCCCGGTCCGGAGCGTGTGCAGGCGCTGGCCGCGCGTTCGGTGTGGCGCGACATCGGCGCAGGCACGGGCCCCCTGATCGCAGGCCTGCTGTTGCCGGTTGCGTCACCGCCTTGGATCTACGGCGTGGCTGCTGCGCTTCTTGCGCTGTCGGCGCTGGCCTGTGGCTGGAGCGCGTCGTCGCCCGAAGCCGATGCTGCGCGCACGGCCGGCTGAACCGGCACACTCTTCACCCAGGAATCATCGCCATGACCACGACACCGCACGCCATCGACACCGTGACGAAGCTCGAAGCACTGTTCGGCCAGGCCGGCGAGGCCTCGCTCAAGAAAGAGGTTGCGTACCTGCACCCGGCCTACCAGGCGCTGATTGCCGCGTCACCCTTTGCCGTGCTTGCCACCACCGGCCCCGGCGGCCTCGACGCCTCGCCGCGTGGCGACCCGCCGGGCTTTGTCGCGGTGCAGGATGAGAAGACGCTGCTCATGCCCGAGCGCCGCGGCAACAACCGCATCGACAGCCTGCGCAACATCGTGGCCGACCCGCGCGTGGCGCTGCTGTTCCTCATTCCCGGGGTCGGCGAGACGCTGCGGGTGAACGGCAGGGCGCACATCACGGTCGAGCCGGCGCTGCTCGAACGCCTGGCAATGGACGGCAAGCCGCCGCAATGCGTGATCCGGATCACCGTCGACACGGTGTTCTTCCAGTGCGCCCGGGCGATTCAGCGGTCGAAGCTGTGGGCGCCGGTGCCGGCGGATGCGAAGCGCGAAGTGCCGACGCCGGGGGCGATTCTTTCGGCGCTGACCGCGTCGGAGTTCGATGGGGAAACGTATGACCGGGAGCTGCCGGCGAGGCAGCGGGCGACGCTGTATTGACTTGAAAACCTGTTTCGGTCGCCCATGAAAAAAGCCCGCATCAGCGGGCTTTCTCAAGCGGTTTGCACCGAGGGAATCAACGCACCCAGTGGCAAACACGGTGGTGATGACGCGCGTCCCACTTGCACACCTTGTGCTTCTTGGGGTGGTATGGCGCGGCCGAGGCGATGCTCGGTGCCAGCATGGCAAGGCCGGCGAACGCGAGGATGCTGGAGAGGATGAGCTGCTTGGTCTTCATGGGGTTCTTTCTAAGCAAAGACATCGATCAAAGGGATGCGTCGTTCAACGGGCGCCCTTGCAGAACGCCCTGGAGTCACATTTAGATGACATTTGGTAGCGGTTGTGGCGTGAAAAATTGCACGGGGTACAGGGCCAGGGGCGTTAGGGCTAACCCGCATCAGGTCCGCCCAGGCGCAGCCTGCTCGGTGCGCGAGTCGTGCCCGATGATCAGCACCAGTCCGAACGCCACCGCCGACAGCAGCGCCAGGAAGATCACGGCGTAGATGTCATTGCCCATCCGGTCCTTCAGCGCGCCGAAGATCGTCGGGCCGATGTAGCCGCCCAGGTTGCCGATGGAGTTGATCCACGCAATGCCTGCCGCGGCCGCGGTGCCGCTCAGGATGGCGGTGGGCAGCGTCCAGAAGGTGGGCAGTGCGCTGAAGATGCCGAAGGCGGCCAGCGTCACGGCGGCCATCTTCGGAATGGGCGCGCTGGTTTGCGCGGCCAGCACCAGGCCGACGAAGATGCAGGCCAGCGGAATCAGCAGGAACCACTTGCGCTCCTTGCGCGCATCGGAGGCCCGCGTCCAGAACAGCATCGCGATGGCGCCCACCAGGTACGGGAAGGCGTTGATGAAGCCGATCTCCACGTTGCTCAGCCCGCCGAAGCCCTTGATGATCTGCGGCAGGAAGAAGCTCAGGCCATACAGCGGCACGGTGATGCCCATGTAGACAAAGCCCAGCCCGATCACGCGCGGGTTCAGCAGCGACTGCTTCCACGAGATCTTGTTGATCGACTCGCGGTTGCGGCGCTCCGAGTCGAGCGTCTGCTCCAGCCAGCTGCGCTCTTCGGTAGTGAGCCACTTGGCGTCCTTCGGGCCGTCGGGCAGGTACATCAGCACGAAGAAGGTCAGGATGAGCGATGGAATCGCCTCGAGGATGAACAGCCACTGCCAGCCGTGCATGCCGCCGACGCCGTCCATGTTGAGGATGTAGCCAGAGATCGGCGAGCCGATCACGGTCGAGATCGGAATGGCGAACATGAACCAGCCCACGATGCGCGCGCGGTACGCAGCCGGAAACCACAGCGTGATGTAGAAGATCACGCCCGGGAAGAACCCGGCCTCGGCAATGCCCAACAGGAATCGCACTATGTTGAAGCTGGTCGAGCCGCCCACCCAGGCCTGGGCTGCCGAGAGGATGCCCCAGCTGAACATGATGCGGGCGATCCAGCGGCGCGCGCCGAAGCGCTCCAGCGCCATGTTGCTCGGCACTTCGAACAGGAAGTAGGCAAGAAAGAAGATGCCGGCCGCGCTGCCGAACACGGCGGCGGTGAAGCCCAGGTCCTTGGACATGGCCGCGCCGGCAAAGCCGAGGTTCACGCGGTCGAGGTAGGCGATGAAGTAGCTGATCATCAGCAGCGGCAGGAGCCGCCAGCTGATCTTGGAGATGGTTCTTTGTTCGACGGGGTTCACGGTTGGTTGTCTCCGGTGTTGGATGGTTTTATGGAGCTTGTCGGGAAGGGGAAGGGCGGGCGTTGCCGCCGGGTGTCATGACTGCTGTTGTTGCCGTTGCTGTTGCGCCCTCATGATCTGGTGCCGTTGCCAGTGGCGTCCGGCGATGGCCTTGAAAGTCTCTTTCTGCTTGCGGAAGCCCGCGAGCTTTATCTTGGTTGTGCGCGCGCCCAGCAAGCCCTTGTCGTGATGGGTGACGACGAGGATGTCGCCGAAGGCGTTGTCCTGGTAGGTCAGGCCCTTGACTTCGTCCCACGAAATCGTCGAGCCGCCATCGGCAGTACGGTGCAGGCCGGTGTAAGTCACGTCGATGCGGTCGCCGTTCTTCAGCGTGAAGCTGACAGGCGGAAAGTGGCGCAGCACCACGGCGCGCTCTTCCTCGTTGGCAGGCTCGTAGCGATAGGCCAGGCTCAGCTCGTGGTTCTGCACGAAGCGCTGCTCGTAGTCGCTCCACAGGCGCTGCTCGATGGCTGCAGCGGTTTCGATCTCGTCGGCCCACGAGGCCTCTGGCGCGGTCGCGACGATGGCGCCGTAGGCGCTCTCGGGCACGTGATGGTTGACGTTGCGCATGCGCTCCAGCAGCGGCGGATGGCTGTCGTAGGGGTGCGGCACGTCGGCCGTCTTCATCGCCTCGATGAACGCGTCGGAGCTTGCATAGGGTGGCAGGCCGTCCGCGACGAAACGGGCGATGCCCAGCGCGCCGTCATGCTCGCGGTTCTGCGCGAACAGCTTGCGCTCGACGTCGTTGCGGTAGCTCGCGTAGGCCGAGATCTTGATAAGCGACTGCACGATGGCATGCGGCGCCGTGAGGCCGGCGGCCACGCGGTCGGCCTTGTATTCGCGCTCGCGGCTGTCGCGCGCCAGGGCGAACGAGAAGATCATGCGGTACAGCCGCAGCAGGTAGTGCGCCACGATGGTGAGGCCGCCGCTGCGCATCTTCCAGGTGTATTGGTCGAACTGCAGCAGCTTGGGGCCGAGCGCCGCGCTGCTGCGGGTGTCGCCGCCGCCCAGGTGGGCCAGTTCGTGCGCGAGCACGGCATCAGCTTCGGTCTGGTCGAGCACGCGCAGCAGCGGAAGGCTGACGAACAGCGTGCGGCCTTGAAAGGTGCGGCCCTTGACCTCGCACGGCGCCTCGGTCACGAAGAAGTTGGTGTCGATGCCGGCCACAATCTGGTCGGGCGGAGTGGTCTTCACGCGGCCAGCCAACTGCTGGATGCGCTCCCAAAGGCGCGGTGCGTCGGCCTGTGAGATCAGCTCGCCCTCGATCTCGTTGCCCCAGGGCAGCTTCTTGAACAGCGTGTAGATCGCATAGAACACCGCCGCGCCGGCCGCGATGCCCGCCAGCGCGATCAGCTTGACGTAGTAGCTCTGCCAGAAGTACGCGGTGAGCCAGAACGACAGCCACACCAGCATCGCGCTTTGCAGCACGACCTCGACCGCGCTCGACACCGTCATGAGCCGCCAGCCGGCGACGAAGCTGGCGTAGCGCAGGCCTCTATTGGCAAAGGCCAGCGCGCCCAGCACCAGTGCCGCCGCGAGCAGCGCGGCGCCGAGCACGATGGTCCAGATGGCGGCGCGGTCGGCCCAGTGGAACTGCCACTGCATCGAATAGGGGCTGCACACCTTGTCGTGGAAATTCTTGTCTTCCGGCGCTGTGGCGTCGCAGGCCTTGGAGAGTGGATGGCTGCGGTAGAACTCGGTGGCCTCGGTCTTGTCCGCGGCCGACAGGCGGGCGTCGCCGGCGATGCGCTTTTCTATGGCCTGCAGGAATTCCGCATCCTGCGAACGCAATGCGTATTCAGTGAAGACCAGCGTTGCCGCCGGAATGGCGAACAGCGACACGAGCGTGAGAAGAAACACGCGCAAGAGGTCGGCATGGATCGTGCGTGCGAGGGCCATGGGGTGCTGCTCCTGGATAGCGATTGCTGTGAGTTGTTGTAGACGGTCCGGGAAGGCGATAGGGTAGCGGGCGCGGCGCGTGCAGTGAAGCCCGATGCAACGTCAAGCAGCGCCGCGCACCGACCTGCCGCCGAATAAGGTTATCCCTTTTGCATCGTTCCGAGGCCCGGGGTGCAGGTATAGCCTTCGTGCTCATTCATGACTGTCACCTCCGTCACTCCATCTCCGTCGTCGTCTGGTTCAGGGCCATCGCCCGTTGCATGGATCGCCGGTGTCGGCGCCAGCGCGGGCTTGGGTGCGGCACTTGCGCGGCGTTTCGCGGCCGAAGGTTTCATCGTTGCGCTGACCGGCCGAACGAAGGCCCAACTCGACGCGGTGGCCGGTGAAATCGTTGCGGCCGGCGGCCGGGCTCATGCCTTCGCGGGAGACGTGGCGAGCGAGGCCGAGATGCACGGCATCGCGCAGAAGGCGAGGGCGCTGGGCCCGCTCACGGTGGCCATCTTCAATGCCGCGAGCGCAGTGCGCGCGCCGACGCTGGAGCTCTCGGTCGACCAGTTCACGCAGGCCTGGCGCACCAGCGCGCTGGGCGGGTTCATCTTCGGGCACGAGGCGCTGCGCGGGCTGCTGGCCAATTCCTTCGAGGCGGCTGGAGCACACGCACGCGGCACCTTGCTGTTCACCGGCGCCACCGCGGCGCTGCGCGGCAAACCGCCGTTCGCGGCCTTCGCCGCAGCCAAGGCTGCGTTGCGTTCTTTGAGCCAGAGCCTGGCGCGCGAATTCGGCCCGCAGGGCATTCACGTGGCGCATGTGGTGATCGATGGCGGCATCGACGGCGAGCGCCTGCGCAACAACGCGCCGCAGCGCGTGGAACAAGCCGGCGACGACGGCCTGTTGCAGCTCGAAGCCATCGCCGAAAGTTACTGGCAGCTGCATGTGCAGCACCGCAGCGCATGGACGCAGGAACTCGACCTGCGGCCGTTCAAGGAACCGTTTTGAGGAGTCACGCCACATGAGCGTCGGATCGAATGGACAGATGCTTGCCGCCACGCTGCCCTCGGTGGAGGCAGAGCTCAACTACCTGAAGGCGGGCCAGGGGCGGCCCGTGAGCTACACCTTCGAGCCACCGCCCGGCACGCCCTGGGTAACGGGCGAACTGGAGCCGCGCCGCGTGACGATTCGCGACGGCCGCCCGCTGGTGGCGCTGAACGAGCTGACGCTCGACCGCAGCGGCTTCACGCAGATTTCGCATCGCAGCGTGCTCGCCGATTTCTCGCACGACGCCGCGATCCGCGACATCTACTACCGCGAGGCCGAGGCCCTGCTGCGCGACGTGACGGGTGCCGAGAAGATCGTGGTGTTCGACCACACGCTGCGCGACAGCGCACAAGGCTCGCGCCGCACGGCCGAGCTGCGCGAGCCGGTGCGCCGCGTGCACAACGACCAGACTTTCGTCTCCGCGCCGCGCCGGGTGCATGCCCACCTGCCGCCCGAAGAAGCCGAGGAGCGCCTGAAGCACCGCTTCGCAATCATCAACCTGTGGCGTCCGCTGGCTACGGTGGAGCGCCTGCCGCTCGCGTTGTGCGATGCGCGCTCCATCTCGCCCAATGACTTGGTGCCCAGCGACCTGGTCTACCCCGACAAGGTGGGCGAGACCTATTCGTTCACCTGGAACCCGGAGCACCGCTGGTACTGGTTCCCGCGGATGCGGCCCGACGAGGCCCTGCTGCTGAAGATCTACGACTCGCGCGAAGACGGTGTGGCACGCTACACCGCGCACACCGCGTTCGAAGACCCGACCGGTTCGCGCGAGGCGCCGCCACGACGCAGCATCGAACTGCGCGCGCTGGTGTTCTGGCCGGCTGGCAAATAAGTTGAAACTGTTCTTCCGAACAAAGTTCTACAACCTCTCGCCCACCCGATTCTTTACCCTGAATTAGCACCACCCGGGCGCTGACCCCACGCCTGCACCGATCGCCGCCCTTGGCGACAATCGGTTCAATGCGTTCTTCCCCTTTCTTCAAGATGGCCCTGCTGCTGGGCCTGCTCTCGGCCATCGGGCCTTTCGCCATCGACATGTACCTGCCGGCGCTGCCGGCCATCGGACAGAGCCTGCACGCCGACATTGGCGCGGTGCAGATGAGCCTCACGGCGTTCTTTCTGTCGCTTGGTGCGGGCCAGTTGTTGTACGGCCCGATCTCCGACATGGTGGGCCGCAAGCCGCCGCTGTATGCGGGGCTGCTGCTGTTCGCGCTCGCCAGCGTGGGCTGCGCGATGGCGACCGACATCCAGACGCTGATCGTGCTGCGCTTCGTCCAGGGCCTGGGCGCCGCGGCCGGCATGGCGATTCCGCGTGCCGTGGTGCGCGACCTGCATACGGGCACCGATGCCGCGCGGCTGATGTCGCTGCTGATGCTGGTGTTCAGCGTGTCGCCGATCCTTGCGCCGCTTGCGGGCAGTGCGGTAATCGCGGTTGCCGGATGGCGCGGCGTGTTCTGGGCCGTGACCATCGCGGCCGTGGCGGGCCTGGCAATGATGGTCAAGCTGCTCGATGAAACGCGCCCGGCCTCGGAGCGCGTCGAAAGCAGCCTCGGCAGCGCGCTGTCGGCCTACTGGCTGCTGCTGCGCGACAAGCATTACCTCGGGCTGGTGTTCATCGGCAGCTTCGCGATGGCGGGCTTCTTCACCTACCTGGCGAATTCGTCGTTCGTGATGATCGACCACTACGGCCTGTCGCCCGCGCTCTACAGCGTGGCCTTCGGCGTGAACGCGGCGGCCTTCATTGCGGCCTCGCAGTTCACCGGCTCGCTGGGCGAGCGCTACGGGCTGGTCAACCTCGTCAAGTTCGGCGTGGTGTGCTGCGGCGTGGCGATGGTCGCGATGTTCGTCTACTTCGCGATGGGCGGCGACAACATCTGGGTGCTCATCGTCCTGTACTTCATCGCCTCGGGCTTCATGGGCCTGGTGATTCCGACCACAGGTGTGCTCGCGCTCGAGATGCACGGCGCCATCGCCGGCACGGCCTCGGCGCTGCTGGGCACGCTGCA
This is a stretch of genomic DNA from Variovorax paradoxus. It encodes these proteins:
- a CDS encoding SDR family NAD(P)-dependent oxidoreductase, producing the protein MTVTSVTPSPSSSGSGPSPVAWIAGVGASAGLGAALARRFAAEGFIVALTGRTKAQLDAVAGEIVAAGGRAHAFAGDVASEAEMHGIAQKARALGPLTVAIFNAASAVRAPTLELSVDQFTQAWRTSALGGFIFGHEALRGLLANSFEAAGAHARGTLLFTGATAALRGKPPFAAFAAAKAALRSLSQSLAREFGPQGIHVAHVVIDGGIDGERLRNNAPQRVEQAGDDGLLQLEAIAESYWQLHVQHRSAWTQELDLRPFKEPF
- a CDS encoding MFS transporter, translated to MSRTQPALNPNPTDLNSRHAAMALGLSLPADVVLYLLLPMYASQFGVTLAEAGMLLAANRLVRIAGYGFVARFYARNGDRLTCTIAVLAAAVCGLGYATLSGFWALLPLRLMWGLCFAALNLSTQALATADPLGAARRNGRSRAFIAVGPVLALPLGALLAHWTGPRTIFGILAVFSLLAWFVTRRLPAAPHPVVKPKRRFQRPNSLDSWSFMEGLTLDGLFIIGLSYLGKDLLPGGAVIVAGVLMALRYLAEILLSPVGGHMAERFGAERLLVSLSLVTAIALVGFGLGWLWSCAALIVVLRALQLPLLPPIVARRTPGPERVQALAARSVWRDIGAGTGPLIAGLLLPVASPPWIYGVAAALLALSALACGWSASSPEADAARTAG
- a CDS encoding NmrA family NAD(P)-binding protein; amino-acid sequence: MYAITGITGQVGGAVARALLAQGKPVRAVVRDEAKGRAWAELGCEVAIAAMDDAAALSRAFAGTAGVFVLPPPNFDPEPGFPEARAENAAVRQALDTARPPRVVCLSTVGAQAEQPNLLSQRTLMEEALRTLPFSVTFLRPAWFLENLRWDIAQAREQGVLSSYLQPLERAVPMVATADVGSVAAELLLQDGDVPRIVELEGPERLTQHAIAAALSQVLGRPVHAEAVPRETWGAIFRAQGMRDPVPRIQMLDGFNEGWIRFEGSDASVRKGKVGVAEVIRSLVG
- a CDS encoding MFS transporter, with product MNPVEQRTISKISWRLLPLLMISYFIAYLDRVNLGFAGAAMSKDLGFTAAVFGSAAGIFFLAYFLFEVPSNMALERFGARRWIARIMFSWGILSAAQAWVGGSTSFNIVRFLLGIAEAGFFPGVIFYITLWFPAAYRARIVGWFMFAIPISTVIGSPISGYILNMDGVGGMHGWQWLFILEAIPSLILTFFVLMYLPDGPKDAKWLTTEERSWLEQTLDSERRNRESINKISWKQSLLNPRVIGLGFVYMGITVPLYGLSFFLPQIIKGFGGLSNVEIGFINAFPYLVGAIAMLFWTRASDARKERKWFLLIPLACIFVGLVLAAQTSAPIPKMAAVTLAAFGIFSALPTFWTLPTAILSGTAAAAGIAWINSIGNLGGYIGPTIFGALKDRMGNDIYAVIFLALLSAVAFGLVLIIGHDSRTEQAAPGRT
- a CDS encoding pyridoxamine 5'-phosphate oxidase family protein, which gives rise to MTTTPHAIDTVTKLEALFGQAGEASLKKEVAYLHPAYQALIAASPFAVLATTGPGGLDASPRGDPPGFVAVQDEKTLLMPERRGNNRIDSLRNIVADPRVALLFLIPGVGETLRVNGRAHITVEPALLERLAMDGKPPQCVIRITVDTVFFQCARAIQRSKLWAPVPADAKREVPTPGAILSALTASEFDGETYDRELPARQRATLY
- a CDS encoding HHHH-motif protein — protein: MKTKQLILSSILAFAGLAMLAPSIASAAPYHPKKHKVCKWDARHHHRVCHWVR
- a CDS encoding LysR substrate-binding domain-containing protein encodes the protein MPPREPPLNAVRAFAAAARHLSFTRAALELHVTHSAVSRQIKSLEEFLGVALFERRIRQVALTAEGQQFFAEVEPALAQIGAAARSLQLQGPARAVRINVRPSFAVRWLIPRLPSFVERYPDIEPQVVTSTVMPEQAIDSFDIAVRRGLDGWPPSIEVQPFLEDEVLVVGAPALFEAHPLPDLRALASHVLLSAKTRKDDWDAWKKQVGAPRTRPAGRLQFDHLHFVLQAAVDGLGVALAPTSLVSHDLASGRLQSPLPALRMTLERYYYGLAPDAAPEAAYVAEWFEEMQAEGA
- a CDS encoding CmcJ/NvfI family oxidoreductase, producing the protein MSVGSNGQMLAATLPSVEAELNYLKAGQGRPVSYTFEPPPGTPWVTGELEPRRVTIRDGRPLVALNELTLDRSGFTQISHRSVLADFSHDAAIRDIYYREAEALLRDVTGAEKIVVFDHTLRDSAQGSRRTAELREPVRRVHNDQTFVSAPRRVHAHLPPEEAEERLKHRFAIINLWRPLATVERLPLALCDARSISPNDLVPSDLVYPDKVGETYSFTWNPEHRWYWFPRMRPDEALLLKIYDSREDGVARYTAHTAFEDPTGSREAPPRRSIELRALVFWPAGK
- a CDS encoding multidrug effflux MFS transporter translates to MRSSPFFKMALLLGLLSAIGPFAIDMYLPALPAIGQSLHADIGAVQMSLTAFFLSLGAGQLLYGPISDMVGRKPPLYAGLLLFALASVGCAMATDIQTLIVLRFVQGLGAAAGMAIPRAVVRDLHTGTDAARLMSLLMLVFSVSPILAPLAGSAVIAVAGWRGVFWAVTIAAVAGLAMMVKLLDETRPASERVESSLGSALSAYWLLLRDKHYLGLVFIGSFAMAGFFTYLANSSFVMIDHYGLSPALYSVAFGVNAAAFIAASQFTGSLGERYGLVNLVKFGVVCCGVAMVAMFVYFAMGGDNIWVLIVLYFIASGFMGLVIPTTGVLALEMHGAIAGTASALLGTLQMLTGALAMAVVGLFTDGRPLPMVAGMAGGALIALVLTWLTLGGVRSEPTEKTGRAQQA
- a CDS encoding M48 family metallopeptidase produces the protein MALARTIHADLLRVFLLTLVSLFAIPAATLVFTEYALRSQDAEFLQAIEKRIAGDARLSAADKTEATEFYRSHPLSKACDATAPEDKNFHDKVCSPYSMQWQFHWADRAAIWTIVLGAALLAAALVLGALAFANRGLRYASFVAGWRLMTVSSAVEVVLQSAMLVWLSFWLTAYFWQSYYVKLIALAGIAAGAAVFYAIYTLFKKLPWGNEIEGELISQADAPRLWERIQQLAGRVKTTPPDQIVAGIDTNFFVTEAPCEVKGRTFQGRTLFVSLPLLRVLDQTEADAVLAHELAHLGGGDTRSSAALGPKLLQFDQYTWKMRSGGLTIVAHYLLRLYRMIFSFALARDSREREYKADRVAAGLTAPHAIVQSLIKISAYASYRNDVERKLFAQNREHDGALGIARFVADGLPPYASSDAFIEAMKTADVPHPYDSHPPLLERMRNVNHHVPESAYGAIVATAPEASWADEIETAAAIEQRLWSDYEQRFVQNHELSLAYRYEPANEEERAVVLRHFPPVSFTLKNGDRIDVTYTGLHRTADGGSTISWDEVKGLTYQDNAFGDILVVTHHDKGLLGARTTKIKLAGFRKQKETFKAIAGRHWQRHQIMRAQQQRQQQQS